CTCCAGGCCAGACCGCGGATTTCGACGAACCCCGGCGTGATCTGTTGGCCGCCAGACGGACTGGTGATGACTGACTTTGCTTCCATTACGAAGGTAAACTGCCGGGCTGTGCCGTCCGGCATGAGGTCGGTATAGCGGGAGGTTTCTTCACGAGTCATGAACGGCGCAGTGCCGAGCTTCAACCGCCTGACCCATTTGATGCAGGTGTTCCCTTCCCAACCCGGAATCACCAACCGGAGCGGATAGCCCTGCTCCGGCCTGAGCGCCTCACCGTTTTGCGCGTAGCAGAGCAGCGCATCCTTCACCACCGCCGCCAACGGCAGACTACGGGTCATGGCGGCGGCATCGCTGCCCTCCGCCAACACCCACGCCGCGTCAGGTTTGATGCCGGCCTCAGCCAAGACCGTCGAGAGCGGCACGCCGGTCCATTCGCTCGTGCTCATCAACCCATGGGTCTCTTGAACGGTTGTTCCCGTCGGCCCTTTCCATTCTTTTCCGGAGTTGCCGGAACATTCGATGAACAGGGTTCTGGTGATGGAGGGAAAGCGCGTCAGATCGTTCATCGAAAATGTCAGTGGTCGGTCGACCAGTCCATGAATCAAGAGTCGGTGCCGGTCGGGGTTGATGCTCGGCACTCCGTTATGATGGCGCTCGAAATGCAGTGCGGACGGAGTGATGATGCCGTGCAAGGCGTGATGGGGCGTCAGTGAATGGGTGGCCGTGGGCAGGCGATGGGCGGTTTCTCCCGGTGCGCGTGACCCGTAGGGGCTCGGAGCGTGACCGGGGACAGCGGTGGGATCGAGAGCAGCCAGTTCCTCAGCCGGCAGTAGCGACGGAGCGATTAGGCTTGCAGCAGTGGTCCCAATCGACGAAACTGCGCTCACTAGCCACGCACGGCGATCGACGGTGTCTTCCTCAGGCGGCTCTCGCTCCGAGAAAACCGGCTTCGTTTGATCGGGTGAACTCATGAGCCCCCAGTTGTCATGACCGCCTTCCTACACGTCAGTGTGACCTCTTTGGCCGGCCTGAGGCAAGTTTTTCGAAGACGAAGCGTTGCACATGCCTACATGTCCACCCTACGCACTACGAGGAACAGCTTGCTTCGCAATCGCTTCGTCGGCACCGTTCATCGTTTGTCTTCGTCGAACCAGATACTGCAATAGCGCATCAACGGAGAGCAGCCCTGGTCCGTGCAGGACGAAATACAAGAACAGGATCCCCCAATAGAACGCCTCTTGCAGCGCGGCTTCGGACAATTGTCCGTACGAGATTGACGCGACGATATTCAGCCCGAAGAGCGAGAGGGCGGCCCACCGACCCGCCAGGCCGATGGCCAGCAGGAACGAGCCGCTCAATTCGACGGCGGTGGCCAGGTAGGCGGCGATCTCCGGCGGCAACAGAGGCACATCGTAGACCATGGTGAAGAGCATCACGGTCGACATCCAGCTAGAGAGCTTGACCATGCCGCCTTTCCAAAAAATGTGAGCCAAATACAGGCGGACAGACAGGTCGAACAGCGGGAGTAAGGCCTCCAGTCCCCAGATCAACCGACGGTAGGCTGGAGCCGCACTCATGACTGCGCGCGTCAACAAGCCAGTCTCGTGTGTCATGAGGGTGCCTCCACGGAAACTCCGGCGAGCACGTTCAAATCTATGATGGAAGCCATGAACCGAGTGAAGTCGAACTCCGGGTCGGTTTCCGTCGCCAAGTGCTCGACCTCGGCCACGGTCTTCCGGTCGAGCATGGCTTCGAGCAATCGGTAGTCGAGGTCGGCGAGAGCCGCTACATGGATCCTCCCTTCGGCCCTGGTGACCAGGATGCCCGTGTCCTCTTCCGGCAGCGGCAGATCGACCGCGATGTCTGTCGGGGCGTCCGGCTGCAATGCCAGCCACACGCGATGTACCGGCAAGGAGCAACGCAGCAGCCGCACTGTCGCGTTCAGACGGAACGTCACGCGCGATGGGTCAGCGGAGGCAATGGCATCTAGTTGAGCGTGGGGGAGGGGCAGGGAATCGGCGCCCTGATACACTTCGTGGCAGGTCCATTCCAATCGCGCCAGTTCGACCAGCAGACAGGGAACCTGTAGTTCGAGCAGCAGCACCGGAAGATGCCGCCCGTACGAAAACAGATCGCCGCTCATCGACGGGTATCTTTTGACATAGCCTCGCGCGAGGAGGTTGAAATACCGGGGACCGACAAACCGGCGTAGAATGGGAAAGGTGACGCTGAGCACCTGCGTGTAGTTGGTACGGATCAGGCGGCGATAGAGCGCCACATTTCGTAGAGCTGAGCCTCCTGGCACGATCGCTTCCGCCACGACGGCGTATTGTCCCTCGATCATGCCTTTGGCAAATGCCTGTTGGATCTCATGAAGCCGCAACATGGCAGCCTCCAAGAATCGCGCTCGCCTGCTTGGCCTGATCAACCAGGACAGAGAGTGGCGGCATGTTGGTATCCCACTCGATCAACGTCGGGCGCGGTCCAAAATGATGAATCGCCCACTGGTACAGGCCCCAGATTTCCGGATAGACCGCCTCGCCATGGGTATCGATGAGCCACCGCCCGAAGCGATCGAAACCTGCCAGATGGATTTCCCAGACCGTCTCGGCCGGAATGGCGTCCAAGAACTCAAAGGGGTCCAGGTGAAAATTGACCGCGTTGACATAGACGTTGTTGAGATCGAGCAGAATGCCGCAGCCCGTCCGCCTGGCTGTCTCGGCCATGAACTCACCTTCCGGGATCGTGGATTCACGCCATGTCAGATACCGGGTGATGTTTTCGATCAGGAGGGGCCGTTGCAGGACGTTCTGGACCTCGTCGATCCGTGAACAGACATGGTTCAGGCTTTCTTCGGTAGAGGGCAAGGGGAGCAGCTCGTTGAGGAACCGACCGTCGACGGAACTCCACGAGAGGTGCTCCGACACGAGTGCCGGGTCGAATCGATCGACCAGAGCTTTGAGTTTCCGGAGATGGAGACGGTCGATCGGATCGGTCGAGCCCAGCGACAGGCCGACCCCGTGGAAACTCAGGGGGTAGTGAGCCCTGATGCGTTCGAGGTTCCGGAGTGGCGCGCCGCCGTCACCGAAATAGTTTTCCGGATGAGTTTCCATCCAGGCGACCGGTGGGAATTCCTCCAGGATCTCCCGAAAGTGTTGTGAGCGAAGTCCGATCCCGGCGCAGGCCGGGATCGGAGCGTCGATGTGCGTCGTCATTGCGCCGCGTCCTACATCTTTTTCATCATCATCTCTTTCATCTTCGCCAGATCGTCTTTCGTGATGGCCAGCACGGTGCCATTCGCGATCTTTCCACACAGACCTTTCGGCAAGAACACATAGGAATCGGGCTCATTGTCCTTCTTGGCCATGCCCACACAGGAGTGGAGGCTGGTCTTGACCGCGCAATCGTTCATCCCAGCCTTGGCCACACCGCCGCAGGCCTCCCAGCCGGCGGGCAACTCCGGGACTTTCGGAGCGGCAGCCATCGCCTGCGATCCTGCCAGGCTGAATGCAACGAGCAGCGCGGAGTGAATCATGGCGTTCTTCTTCGTGTTGGCGTTCATGGGAAGTCTCCTTTGTTAGGTTGAACGATCTTCGGAATGACGCTCGTGACTGAACATCGATGCATCGCGACGGATTCAGGACTCGATCATGTGGACCCCTCCCTTCTCTGGCGTGGACCATCTCGTTGGCTTCTCTCCTCGTGTTCCTACGCTTGGATTGTGTCGTTGGATCTTAGCTCCCGTATGGCCTAGCCGCTGTGAGGCAGCTTACAGTCGCCTGCTGGAATTCCAGCCGTTGTTTTGGCTTCCAGAAAGCACGACAGGGCACCGATCGTTCAGCCGTGATCCGGCCCGCCTCGGACAGTGGGACATACCAAGCGGTGAGTGGTTCGAGTGGACGATCGAGCGAAGCGCCGGCTATCCCAGAAGCCAGTAGGCCGCTCCGCCGACCACCAGCATGACCATCATGACGAGCATCATTTGTTCGTGCCCGCACATTCCGTGTTTCTGCGTGCATCCCTGCATACTGCACATCATCGACATGGTCTGACCCTCCTTTGTGATAGTGAGAGATAAGTTGCTCCGCTTTCGCTCTTCGAGAGAGCAGGAAAACATTGAGCTGCCTCGATATGTTTATGCGCACCCTACCATCCACCACATGAGAAGGCTGTGAGCCGCCTTACAGTTGCGGTCGATGTCGGAGAGGAGCAAACCGCAAGCAGGGGGGATCTTCATCCGCTACTTACGCCCAGGCCAATCTGATACATATCCCGCCTATCGCCCCCACCGAGCGGGCCGCACCGCCATGCCAGTTGGCACACCCGTGGACTGCTCTATACTTCTCTTAGCGATGTGACAAACGATGGCGTGAATAGTGAGGCGACCAGGTGATCGACGTCAGCGGGGTACTCTTTTCGATGACAGGAATTTCCACACATCAACAATATCGAATAGCAATGACGCCCCAATACACAGGGAGAGCACGACGAGGTATGCATGGAACTCGCCTTGGGCATGGCGAACTTGGACAAGGATATACGCCAATAATGGAATCCAGAACACATGACCGAATCCGAGTATCCGTTCGAACCCAAATTTGGCATATAGGGTCATCATCAGTATGGCCGACATCAGAAACGTTACAAAAATGACCTTCGCCAGGAGTTCGCTCCAGAACGCAAGGCTGGCCATATTCACGATCATCAGCGCGAAGACCCAGATCGGAACCCAGGTGGGTTGTTTCAGGAGATCGCCGGCAAACAGGAGAGGAATCCGCCACACGTTCTGACCCCATCTTGACCGGCTCATGTCTGTCTCCCTCCTCCGACAAGGTTCGCCGCGTTCGGGAGCGCGGTCGCAACCGTCACTGAAATGGATCCGTGCAGTCCCACGCCTATGCCGGCGTGGGACTCCCTCTCAATCGTTCTGTACCTCGCCAAGAAGTTCACGTCGTCAAACAACTGGTGCAGCCCTCCTTGGGGCTCCAGGCCTGCGACGCGAACTGTCGATCGAGCTGCGTATGGGCGATGTGATTCAGATAGTTGCTCAAGGTTTTGAGAGCCACAATCGTCAGCACGTCTAACAGATGCCGCTGTCCGTATCCCGCCGCTGCAAAGTGCTCCAGATCATCTTCCGGCACCCACCCGCGATGACGCATGACGGACAGCACCAGCGTACGAAGCGCATTGAGCTTCCGGTCGGAGAGCGGTCGTTGCTCTCGCAGCCCTGCAAGAATGTCCTCGGGCGTGCGGACCATCTGGGCCACCGTGGAGTGGGCACCTACGCAGTAGGCACAGTCGTTCGTAGTACTGACGGTCAAGGCCACCACCTGCTGTTCCACCGGAGAGAGCGCACTCTGCTCAAGGGCCTTGTTGATGGCCGCATAGGCTTGCACCGCCGTCGGCGACTCGGCGAGTACCCCGAATAAATTCGGAAGAAATCCGTACTTCTTTGCGGTGGCTTCGACCGTTGCGCGCGACGCCTCCGGAGCCGTCTCCTTCGTATGGACCTGAAACTTCATGGTGATCCTCCTTCTTCGAATGTGTGATCTTGTGTTGCTTGATGCTCTCACGTTAGCGGCCCTGCGTGGCCATGTTCTTCAGAGCCTCGGTCGTGACGGGTGTCCCGCCGACGCCCCAGTCCCCCGAGGGAACTCCTTCGATGATGACCCAGGTCACGGACCGCAACCCTTCTCCTTCAACTGACACGATCCGTCCGTGACCTTGCGGATCAGTTCGGCCTTCTGCTCCGCGCTGAGATACCCGCTGAGCCCTTTTAATTGTGCGAGTGGCATGCGTTCACCTCCCTTCTGTATCGAGATAACAACCTTGTTCTGGACTGATCGGTCCAGACTAAGGCGCAATAGCTATCACGCTTGAGCTGTCACTAATTCCTCCAAAGAGCTCGCCTTCACTCCTCTATCTGTTGTGTAGACATGCGAGCTGTGTTCGAAAGGCTACTCACTTGAGGCATCGGTCCGATCAACGGTCGATAGGGAATTGGCGGCGGTTGGATGGATCCACCACCAGGGACGTGGTAGTGTTGCAAGGCTTCGGGGAGCCAGGCTTCGATCTGATTGATCCGGGTCACATCGGAGGGATGCGTGGAGAGAAACTCGGGAATGGCATGTTGCGATCGAAAGCAGAGTTTTCCGATCATCTGTTTGGGGCACCCGTTCATCCGTTCCCAGAACGGCACCGCTTCGCGCGGGTCATAGCCCGCTTGTGCCATCAACCGCAGGCCGATGTAATCCGCCTCCGATTCCTGTTTCCGATTGAAGGGCAGCGACACGTTGACACCGTATGCCCCTAACAACCCCTGAATCGCCGCTCCGCTCGAGTGGCCTGACGCGGCAGCCCCCAGGGCTCCGAGCTGGGCAATCTGATCGAGGATGCTGCGACTCATGCGTTCCACCCCATGGCGCTGCAGCGCATGGGCCACTTCGTGCCCCATCACAGTGGCGAGCCCCGCCTCGTTCTTGGTGTGCTTCAGAATGCCGGTGAAGACCGCCACCTTGCCGCCGGGCAGCGCGAAGGCATTGATCATCTGGTCCTCTTCGATGACCGCAAATTCCCACTGATACTCGGGTTTGTTGGCGGCCTTGGCGATCCGCTGTCCAACCCGTTGGACCATGTCATTGATCCCGGCGTTTTCGGACAGCCGCGCTTGCCGCAACACTTCCCGGTAGGCGCTCAGTCCAAATTGCAGTTCTTTTTCCTCCGAGAAGAAAATCAGTTGGTCACGCGCGGTACCCGGGGCGCGGTAGCAGGCAGACAGACCTCCTAGGAGACTCAGCGCGGTGCAGAAACCGAACGCCGCTTTCGCGCCGAGGTACAGTAACGACCGGCGGTTCATGAACTTCTCAGAAGGCTGAATCCTTCCCTCTCCTCTGGTCATGGCTCTGCTTCACAACCTCCGCGCGCAAAGAAGAGTCCTCGGTGAATGTCGCCGATACTGACCATGCCGACGAGCTTGCCATGGTCGGCGACCGGGATGCGCCGGAAGTTCTTGAGCCCCATATACGAAGCGGCCTCGAGGATGGGCGTCTCCGGCGAAACGGTCAGCGGATTAGGCACCATGATCTCCTCGGCCTTCTTCGCCAGCACCTCGGGATAGTTCTGCTCCATTTCCAGAAAGTCCCGACTGTGCACCGCGTCATGAATGTAGTCGCCGTAGTTGGGATACATCGGCAACATCACGTCGCGCAGGGTCACGATGCCGAGCAATTCATGATTGCCGTTCACGATTGGAATCGCCCCGCAATGCCGGCTCAACATTTTGATGACGATCTCCCGCACGCAGTCCGTCGGTGCACCCGTCACCACTCCGGTGGACATGACCTCATGGATTCGCATGGGAGCCTCCCTTCTGTCCGTTAAGAGTGTTCAGTGGCCGCCGGGTCTGCAGGCGCAACAGTCCGTGCATCGTCGATCCAAGCAGGCCCGCTCCGATGATCCAGATGGTATTGCGCCCGGCACGTTTCGCAGCGAACCAGCCAGAGACAGCCGTCCGGGTAGTAATCACATTGGAGCATCGGCTCCAGGTCATGACGGCCACAAGTTGGACAGGGCAGTTGGTGGAGTTGGATTCGAAGGGCCATTACCGGTTCGTCTTGACGTGTCATGGCACATCTCCTTCCTCGATCAACCTTCAATCAGTCGTGGGAAGGGCATGATCGCTTCGATTATGCTTCTCGCCTTATGCCGCCACGAGTCTTGGCATCGGAGGGCTGTAGACCGTGGGCGGTTCGACCGTCTCGGATGAACACCGTCTATTAGCGAGAATCGTCTTGTCGACCACATCGCCGCAGAGCAGGCAACGATAGCCGTCCACACTGAGATCGCCGCTTGTCCCTCGCAGATCACAAATCTGCTCGCTGACCATCAGGCCATTGCATCGTTCGCAGGTCATGACGCACCTCCTCGTGAGTGATCGGTGTGTTTGCATCTTGAGCGTGATCCTAGCGGCTGAGACGACCTCGTTCTGTAAGGCACCTCACCGCTTGCAGAAAAACACGGAGAATTCGTTTTGTAAGCTAGGCTACAGATGGGCCTGGGCTGTGCGCGGTAGAGTGCGAGGTCGTGGCGGCATGATGCCGCCTCCGCACTGGTCGCAGGCGGCGATTCTTCTCATCTCTCACATACTGGCTTCTGAAAGGAGTGCACCATGTCCAAAGTCGCGATTGTCGTGTTGGCCGACACGGAAACACACGAAGGGTTAGGCCGTGTGGTGAATGCCCTGGAATCCGTCAAGGAGTTCAAGGACGGTCATGACGACGTTCAGCTCATCTTCGACGGCGCCGGGCCCAAGTGGATTCCCGAGTTGGAAAAGCCCGATCACAAGCTGCACGGGCTCTACAATGCGGTGAAAGATCGGATCGGCGGGGCCTGCGAGTTCTGCGCGGGAGCATTTGGCGTGAAGGACAAAGTGGTTGCATGCGGGGTGAAGCTGGCAGGGGAGTACGACGGACATCCCAGCTTCAAAAAGCTGGTGGCGCAAGGCTATCAGGTCATTACGTTCTAGCCGACGGGTGCCGCGGACACTCGACCGGTAAAGTCAAGCCGCCGGGTGGGTGTCCGCCCACGAGCGAGAGGAGGGCGGTAGCCATGGCTCCGACATCTTGGATGACTCTGCAGATGGGAATGACGGTCGTCGTTGTCCTGGCTGGTTGTGCGACCGCCTCGCCACCGAGCCGAATGAACCAGTATGTCGGCACGCATCCGGTTCCGACACTGGAATCGCTGAACCCGCTTTCCGACCGCAAGGGCCGGACCGGCCTCCTCGTAATCGCCGATCAGACGGCTGAAGGAGCCGCACCGGTATTGCCGGACGAAGCGCAGACTCGACTCACGGAGCAGCTGAAGGAACGACTCGGTCAGTCACTTCCGCTCACGGTCGAGACGCTCCTGCCAGCCGAAGGCGTACAGCCAAGGGGCGATCTCAGTCCATTGCTCGAATTGGCACAGTCGCATGACGTGAACTATCTTTTGGTCGTTGTGGCTTCCGCCATGGAGCAAGAATATCCGCAAACCGTCTTCCTGGGGTGGCATTCGCACAGCCAGCCTGGCTTGCGACGGGACAACTGGTCGCTGCTTGAGGCCGCGCTGATCGACGTCAAGACAGGAGCGGTGCTGCTGCGCGGGGAAGGCCGGAGCATGGCCACGCTGGATCGCCCGATGGCCCCGGGCATCAACCAATGGTATCCCGTCATCTGGTTTCGCCCCGCCGGCCCTGATGGGCGACCCTGGTGGCCGCCAACCTATGAAGGTGCACCGAATACGCTTCGGGTGGTGACCATGAACGATGCCGCGAAGCGGCTGACTTTGGACCTGCAACGCACCTGGTTGGAGTTTCGTCATCAAGACTTTGTGTCGTCAAGAGAATAGGTCCCATGCCAATGCCTGAGTGAGTACAATAATCGCGCGCGATTCCCATTGAACGACAACTACTCCCCTGCACTGTCGAATATGGCAATTCGGCTTGTAGCGCAGCATTCGTTGGTTACAATGGAAGAGCGCATGGGTTCGGGTATGAGTCGGAGACATTCTCCCCACAGGGGGCATGCGATTCGAGATACCAACATGATGCGGGAGAGCATTCAGGTGTGTGTGTCAATAGGCATGCTGCTTGGTCTGATGTTGGCGGGCGTTGCGGATGCCGCTGAGTTTGACACACCAGATCCACTAGGGGCCTTTGTGTATGCCGAGTATGCGCTGGGTGATGATTACTTCATCAACGGCGTGCAAGACACATTTCTGTTTCGCTGCAACCTGGCGCAGGACTTGGAGTCATTTGAAGGCGTGGCGTTCTCGGAGATCTCCATATGGGGCAATCGGACCGGCCCGTGGGAAGTGTTCAAGAAGCAACCCGACGGCAGATACGCATATCTGAGGACGACGCATTACCCGACAGTAGCTTGCCTTGAGTGGTGCCGATCCAAAGACTACCTGTCGTCTGGGCAATGCTTGTGGAAGCGCGGCTGGCCGCAGGTGCGGTAGGGGATCGTTGTCTTGCCACACCATATGATCGCTTCGCCTGGGCGGTTCTTCCTCAAGATTATCGTGATGACGACGATCTGGAACATCGCGCTAGTCTCGTGCAGTCAAGCC
The DNA window shown above is from Nitrospira tepida and carries:
- the soxC gene encoding sulfite dehydrogenase; this translates as MSSPDQTKPVFSEREPPEEDTVDRRAWLVSAVSSIGTTAASLIAPSLLPAEELAALDPTAVPGHAPSPYGSRAPGETAHRLPTATHSLTPHHALHGIITPSALHFERHHNGVPSINPDRHRLLIHGLVDRPLTFSMNDLTRFPSITRTLFIECSGNSGKEWKGPTGTTVQETHGLMSTSEWTGVPLSTVLAEAGIKPDAAWVLAEGSDAAAMTRSLPLAAVVKDALLCYAQNGEALRPEQGYPLRLVIPGWEGNTCIKWVRRLKLGTAPFMTREETSRYTDLMPDGTARQFTFVMEAKSVITSPSGGQQITPGFVEIRGLAWSGRGKIAKVEVSADGGLTWRTAQLQEPVLPYCHTRFRYGWRWHGDEAIIQSRCIDETGYIQPSRAALITVRGTNSVYHYNAIQSWKVGGDGKVTNVEM
- a CDS encoding DoxX family protein, with amino-acid sequence MTHETGLLTRAVMSAAPAYRRLIWGLEALLPLFDLSVRLYLAHIFWKGGMVKLSSWMSTVMLFTMVYDVPLLPPEIAAYLATAVELSGSFLLAIGLAGRWAALSLFGLNIVASISYGQLSEAALQEAFYWGILFLYFVLHGPGLLSVDALLQYLVRRRQTMNGADEAIAKQAVPRSA
- a CDS encoding HvfC/BufC family peptide modification chaperone; this encodes MLRLHEIQQAFAKGMIEGQYAVVAEAIVPGGSALRNVALYRRLIRTNYTQVLSVTFPILRRFVGPRYFNLLARGYVKRYPSMSGDLFSYGRHLPVLLLELQVPCLLVELARLEWTCHEVYQGADSLPLPHAQLDAIASADPSRVTFRLNATVRLLRCSLPVHRVWLALQPDAPTDIAVDLPLPEEDTGILVTRAEGRIHVAALADLDYRLLEAMLDRKTVAEVEHLATETDPEFDFTRFMASIIDLNVLAGVSVEAPS
- the bufB gene encoding MNIO family bufferin maturase, whose translation is MTTHIDAPIPACAGIGLRSQHFREILEEFPPVAWMETHPENYFGDGGAPLRNLERIRAHYPLSFHGVGLSLGSTDPIDRLHLRKLKALVDRFDPALVSEHLSWSSVDGRFLNELLPLPSTEESLNHVCSRIDEVQNVLQRPLLIENITRYLTWRESTIPEGEFMAETARRTGCGILLDLNNVYVNAVNFHLDPFEFLDAIPAETVWEIHLAGFDRFGRWLIDTHGEAVYPEIWGLYQWAIHHFGPRPTLIEWDTNMPPLSVLVDQAKQASAILGGCHVAAS
- a CDS encoding BufA1 family periplasmic bufferin-type metallophore encodes the protein MNANTKKNAMIHSALLVAFSLAGSQAMAAAPKVPELPAGWEACGGVAKAGMNDCAVKTSLHSCVGMAKKDNEPDSYVFLPKGLCGKIANGTVLAITKDDLAKMKEMMMKKM
- a CDS encoding carboxymuconolactone decarboxylase family protein, which produces MKFQVHTKETAPEASRATVEATAKKYGFLPNLFGVLAESPTAVQAYAAINKALEQSALSPVEQQVVALTVSTTNDCAYCVGAHSTVAQMVRTPEDILAGLREQRPLSDRKLNALRTLVLSVMRHRGWVPEDDLEHFAAAGYGQRHLLDVLTIVALKTLSNYLNHIAHTQLDRQFASQAWSPKEGCTSCLTT
- a CDS encoding M48 family metallopeptidase, whose protein sequence is MTRGEGRIQPSEKFMNRRSLLYLGAKAAFGFCTALSLLGGLSACYRAPGTARDQLIFFSEEKELQFGLSAYREVLRQARLSENAGINDMVQRVGQRIAKAANKPEYQWEFAVIEEDQMINAFALPGGKVAVFTGILKHTKNEAGLATVMGHEVAHALQRHGVERMSRSILDQIAQLGALGAAASGHSSGAAIQGLLGAYGVNVSLPFNRKQESEADYIGLRLMAQAGYDPREAVPFWERMNGCPKQMIGKLCFRSQHAIPEFLSTHPSDVTRINQIEAWLPEALQHYHVPGGGSIQPPPIPYRPLIGPMPQVSSLSNTARMSTQQIEE
- a CDS encoding CBS domain-containing protein is translated as MRIHEVMSTGVVTGAPTDCVREIVIKMLSRHCGAIPIVNGNHELLGIVTLRDVMLPMYPNYGDYIHDAVHSRDFLEMEQNYPEVLAKKAEEIMVPNPLTVSPETPILEAASYMGLKNFRRIPVADHGKLVGMVSIGDIHRGLFFARGGCEAEP
- a CDS encoding DsrE family protein, with protein sequence MSKVAIVVLADTETHEGLGRVVNALESVKEFKDGHDDVQLIFDGAGPKWIPELEKPDHKLHGLYNAVKDRIGGACEFCAGAFGVKDKVVACGVKLAGEYDGHPSFKKLVAQGYQVITF